A window of Micromonas commoda chromosome 13, complete sequence contains these coding sequences:
- a CDS encoding predicted protein: MPPKKGSARDKEADALAVEEQRQAKRSREIFDAAMDGRQLSRVRPSSIRELVPSKLLRRSDCKDVHKRSSVKKSRYMTIFPGQLAHLKEGRIGSLAKLDTQNPVLYIEYGHLGRLKLEGTIVRSKTTRYFTLNVKSRDRLNLEDWFDSCVVFGRYAWVGTVEENPGEEPMPFPEQLAHVAAAAAADPDKGDAKGEEDEDLDPAVAAVVAAARAAHKPPTEADMWNASVAAEEGAKPIVSRHVANDDDDDDDDEDEKPAIGRESASAPARSDDDDDDVDDDGDDAAGPGARRPRRESAKAVNYAKYDEGDDDVFDDDDDDEDGDRVFRGRATATVAKAAPAGFSAHSSGLGKREKETKKPRAARAPKKETKKEAKTDEVISIDDDEDDDEDDDEEDDDARKDDDEGSDDEPLAARPSANNKQSSLLGFLKPKADGGGGEKPRPRRASAEAAKPKPVKRKHVLDSDDDDEDEDESEDDDDDDDDWA, from the coding sequence atgccgccgaaGAAGGGATCCGCCCGGGACAAGGAGGctgacgcgctcgccgtggagGAACAGCGTCAGGCCAAGCGAAGCCGCGAGatcttcgacgccgccatggaCGGCCGGCAGCTCTCGCGCGTCcggccgtcgtcgatccGGGAGCTCGTGCCCTCCAAGCTCCTCCGCAGGAGCGACTGCAAGGACGTCCACAAGCGATCGAGCGTCAAGAAATCCCGGTACATGACGATATTCCCAGGGCAGCTCGCGCACCTCAAGGAGGGCAGGATCGGCtcgctcgccaagctcgacaCCCAGAACCCCGTGCTGTACATCGAGTACGGCCACCTCGGCAGGCTCAAGCTCGAGGGTACCATCGTGCGAAGCAAGACCACCCGGTACTTCACCCTCAACGTCAAGAGCCGCGACAGGCTGAACCTCGAGGACTGGTtcgacagctgtgtcgtGTTCGGCCGGTACGCGTGGGTGGGCACCGTGGAGGAAAACCCGGGCGAGGAACCGATGCCGTTTCCCGAACagctcgcgcacgtcgcggcggcggcagccgcggacCCCGATAAAGGAGACGCGAAAggggaggaggatgaggacctcgatcccgccgtcgccgccgtcgtcgccgccgcgcgagccgcgcacaagccgccgacggaggcggacaTGTGGAAcgcatccgtcgcggcggaggagggcgccaagCCCATCGTGTCCCGCCACGTggcaaacgacgacgacgacgacgacgacgacgaagacgagaaGCCGGCGATTGGGAGGGAATcggcctccgcgcccgcgcgctccgacgacgacgacgacgacgtcgacgacgacggcgacgacgcggctggcCCCGGCGCGAGAAGACCCAGGCGCGAGTCCGCCAAAGCCGTCAACTACGCCAAgtacgacgagggcgacgacgacgtgttcgacgacgacgacgacgacgaggacggggatcGGGTGTTCCGGGGGCGggccacggcgacggtggccaaggcggcgcccgcggggttcTCGGCGCACAGCTCTGGGCTCGGGAAGCGGGAGAAGGAGACGAAGAAGCCGCGCGCGGCACGGGCGCCCAAGAAGGAgacgaagaaggaggcgaagacGGATGAGGTGATctcgatcgacgacgacgaggatgacgacgaggatgacgacgaggaggacgacgatgcgcggaaggacgatgacgagggttccgacgacgagcccctcgcggcgcggccctCGGCTAATAACAAGCAGAGCTCGCTGCTGGGTTTCCTCAAGCCCaaggcggacggcggcgggggagagAAGCCTCGGCCGAGGCGGGCGTCAGCCGAGGCGGCCAAGCCCAAGCCGGTGAAGCGAAAGCACGTCCTGGAcagcgacgatgacgacgaggacgaggatgagagcgaggatgacgacgacgacgacgacgactgggcGTAG
- a CDS encoding Multidrug/Oligosaccharidyl-lipid/Polysaccharide flippase (multidrug efflux): MRETGRIALDALPVYAFNVSQFANNILSQAFIGHLGSKELAASALAISYMNVMCQTVNYGLATGQETVVSQANGARRYREVGACLQRGLIVLVVTQLIMSCVSFFGERILIGLGQDETLAKMAGQYIRLSIPTMWGSGYSTVMCTWLQAQGIFRPVVALGLPGLGVQVAGLYYFLPRFGYLGAAAATAASAWTSALLFTGYAVWLERVHRDPERRALPDGAYGALRDAWNGVGTYLKIALPSFSMILFEWSALEVAVLYSGVLKDSASGVPTAVSAMIMGAITCAYAWSLALSQVASSRVGNALGEGHGAVAKFRARCAWFLQLCFALSCQLALYAHRADWAAIFASKKEHDAFRAARNVYPVLAGILFCDANAALHSGFVRGLGLQHVGGPLNLSAFYVVGIPLSTLFTFKLRWGLRGIWGGIAGAFAAQALSLGALVWGFADFE, from the coding sequence ATGCGCGAGACCGGGCgcatcgcgctcgacgcgctccccGTGTACGCCTTCAACGTCTCGCAGTTCGCGAACAACATCCTCTCGCAGGCGTTCATAGGGCACCTCGGCTCCAAGGAActggcggcttcggcgctcGCCATTTCCTACATGAACGTGATGTGCCAGACGGTCAACTACGGGCTCGCGACGGGGCAGGAGACGGTGGTGTCCCAGGCGAACGGCGCCCGGCGCTACCGCGAGGTCGGGGCGTgcctccagcgcggcctcatcgtcctcgtcgtcacccAGCTCATCATGTCCTGCGTCTCGTTCTTCGGCGAGCGAATCCTCATCGGGCTCGGGCAGGACGAGACCCTCGCGAAGATGGCCGGGCAGTACATCCGCCTCTCCATCCCGACGATGTGGGGCAGCGGGTACAGCACAGTCATGTGCACGTGGCTCCAGGCGCAGGGCATCTTCCGGCCGGTCGTGGCGCTCGGTCTACCAGGTCTCGGCGTTCAGGTCGCGGGCCTGTACTACTTTTTGCCCAGGTTCGGatacctcggcgccgcggcggcgacggcggcgtcggcgtggacgagcgcgctTCTCTTCACCGGCTACGCGGTGTGGCTGGAGCGCGTGCACAGGGACCCCGAACGACGGGCGCTGCCCGACGGCGCGTACGGTGCCCTGCGCGACGCCTGGAACGGCGTCGGGACCTACCTAAAGATTGCGCTCCCGAGCTTCAGCATGATCCTCTTCGAGTggagcgcgctcgaggtggcGGTGCTCTATTCCGGGGTGCTCAAGGACAGCGCCAGCGGCGTGCccaccgcggtgagcgccatGATCATGGGCGCGATAACCTGCGCCTACGCGTGGTCCCTCGCGCTGTCGCAGGTGGCCAGCAGCCGCGTCGGTaacgccctcggcgagggccacGGAGCCGTCGCCAAGTTTCGGGCTCGATGCGCCTGGTTTTTGCAGCTGTGCTTCGCGCTCTCGTGCCAGCTCGCGCTCTACGCGCACAGGGCGGACTGGGCGGCGATCTTCGCGAGCAAAAAGGAGCACGACGCGttcagggcggcgaggaacgtgTACCCGGTGCTGGCGGGCATCTTATTCTGCGACGCAAACGCGGCGTTACACAGCGGGTTCGTGCGGGGCCTCGGGCTCCAACACGTCGGCGGCCCCCTCAACCTGTCCGCGTTCTACGTGGTAGGGATACCGCTGAGCACCCTGTTCACGTTCAAGTTGCGGTGGGGGCTGCGGGGGATATGGGGCGGGATCGccggggcgttcgcggcgcaggcgctgtCGCTGGGCGCGCTGGTGTGGGGCTTTGCCGATTTcgag
- a CDS encoding predicted protein — GWLLGYCVLHQSPFPVSFSSAFLKGILGRATAWEDLEEMAPEVARSLESVRDMDGGVEDLCLTFSVEEEEIATTTTTAATTTRTETELVPGGSKKTVTDFNKDKYVRLHARHKLDRVTKSAAIEAVRHGLLGIVPLELLKHFTAPEFACLLGGVAAIDVHDWRANARYDGYDEQSPQVRWLWRLVHSFTPDERTLLLKFATGSSRMPVGGFANLRGFGSDSSPFTVQRTPLSFSSGGGGGASGRVGAYCLPTAATCFNTLRLPEYPTYEALEEAVTIALRHGVEGF; from the exons GGCTGGCTGTTGGGGTACTGCGTGTTGCACCAGTCCCCGTTTCCGGTGTCCTTCTCGAGCGCGTTTCTCAAGGGGATCCTCGgcagggcgacggcgtgggaGGACCTGGAGGAGATGGCGCCGGAGGTTGCGAGGAGCTTGGAGAGCGTTCGCGAcatggacggcggcgtcgaggacctcTGCCTCACGTTCtcggtcgaggaggaggaaa tcgcgacgacgacgacgaccgctgcgacgacgacgcgaacggagACGGAGCTCGTGCCCGGGGGCTCCAAAAAAACCGTCACGGATTTCAACAAGGACAAGTACGTCAGGCTCCACGCCAGGCACAAGCTGGATCGCGTCACGAaatccgcggcgatcgaggcggtGCGACACGGCCTGCTCGGGATCGTTCCCCTCGAGCTCCTGAAGCACTTCACCGCTCCGGAGTTTGCGtgcctcctcggcggagtcgccgccatcgacgtccacgacTGGAGGGCAAACGCCAGGTACGACGGATACGACGAGCAGTCGCCGCAGGTGAGGTGGCTCTGGCGCCTCGTCCACTCGTTCACCCCGGACGAGCGGACGCTGCTGCTGAAGTTTGCCACCGGGAGCAGCAGGATGCCGGTGGGCGGCTTCGCGAACCTTCGCGGGTTCGGTTCGGATTCGTCGCCGTTTACGGTGCAGCGAACGCCGCTGAGTTtttcgagcggcggcggggggggcgcatcggggcgcgtcggggcgtaCTGCctgcccaccgccgcgacgtgctTCAACACGCTTCGTCTGCCGGAGTACCCCACGTACGAGGCTCTGGAGGAGGCTGTCACGATCGCGCTTCGCCACGGGGTCGAGGGCTTC
- a CDS encoding predicted protein, with product MPVDEGGEIDANVTVDEAAAAAAAYTAALRAPWRTEMLDELLNFGEHGDQDVPVAANPDPVLTSAPAAPSAPAAPRPPRRKDLLDDLFDFAPVPSSSIGTTREGSSVEPAPAPDPVPAATVSTAAAPAGGTSVTGIAPPSLAPSIPDDRPGKVKRPKTEESSQKQSESDKFAAGLISEGWKHIAGDVWEGKAGGKLKRTVYQRFGSIPEVRKQGKAVSLKFEDTNHNNGEYAAGKAAGQLFSIHAVHRYFQRQADFQDLLLEFFSALDQSQLEELLEDEQQGVFERGEVILAAASRGLESFTPRKETGTNAEAQAEAQARRDAFLEQAEAILLWFEVHRPIAAEIRTLGPIRFSQDMLSLDSKYRKHLLELRRITDILELCRSPGPFTSWEPDRCWPSPKHMSFGKYPDGVRFRLHSLQLVQKISEGDDKRAAQDMLDKLITVSKNNISIFRSAKGDELETSHLCHPSRGGYLWCYNPAHLVPETHTQNMDRQRCLGTLWIDGIPHSACDHGKDGRDRCLGWRQTPIDMQLSQPERSFIPSFVSRGRHAALFAPLIAIEQAALAAPAPAPAPAPAPAPAPSGRGSGRPTDLRGILDDT from the exons ATGCCTGTcgacgagggaggcgagatcgacgcgaatgtcaccgtcgacgaggccgcggcggcggcggcggcgtacacgGCGGCGCTCAGAGCTCCATGGAGGACGGAGATGCTGGACGAGCTGCTCAACTTCGGTG AGCACGGCGATCAGGACGTTCCCGTCGCGGCCAACCCCGACCCCGTCCTGACGAGCGCCCCAGCAGCGCCGAGCGCCCCAGCAGCGCCGAGACCCCCGCGGAGGAAGGACCTGCTCGACGACCTGTTCGACTTTGCGCCCGTCCCATCCTCATCGATTggaacgacgcgcgagggctcgagcgtcgagccggcgcccgcgcctgatccggttcccgcggcgacggtctcgaccgcggcggcacccgcgggagGCACGTCGGTCACGggcatcgcgccgccctcgctcgCCCCGTCCATTCCCGATGACCGCCCCGGAAAAGTAAAAAGACCCAAGACGGAGGAATCGTCCCAAAAGCAGTCCGAATCCGACAAGTTCGCCGCAGGGCTGATCAGCGAAGGTTGGAAACACATTGCGGGAGACGTCTGGGAGGGGAAAGCTGGGGGGAAATTGAAACGAACCGTTTACCAGCGCTTCGGCAGTATCCCTGAAGTTCGAAAACAGGGCAAGGCAGTATCCTTGAAGTTCGAAGACACAAATCACAACAACGGCGAGTACGCTGCTGGGAAAGCTGCGGGTCAGCTTTTCAGTATACATGCAGTTCACCGATATTTTCAGCGCCAAGCGGATTTTCAGGACCTTTTATTGGAATTTTTTTCAGCACTGGACCAAAGTCAACTGGAAGAGCTATTGGAGGATGAACAACAAGGTGTATTTGAGCGTGGGGAAGTTATACTAGCTGCTGCGAGCCGCGGACTCGAGTCCTTCACCCCTCGAAAAGAAACAGGTACAAATGCTGAGGCTCAGGCTGAGGCTCAGGCTCGTAGAGACGCTTTCTTGGAACAGGCCGAGGCCATTCTTCTATGGTTTGAAGTGCACAGACCAATCGCCGCCGAAATAAGAACCTTGGGTCCCATCAGATTTTCGCAGGATATGCTTTCATTGGATTCGAAGTATCGGAAACACCTTTTGGAGCTTCGAAGAATTACTGACATCCTCGAGCTCTGTCGATCCCCTGGACCATTCACCTCGTGGGAACCAGATCGATGCTGGCCGTCCCCTAAACACATGTCCTTTGGAAAATATCCTGACGGTGTAAGATTTCGGCTTCACTCTTTGCAACTCGTACAGAAAATATCGGAGGGTGATGATAAACGTGCTGCGCAGGACATGCTGGACAAATTGATCACGGTCAGCAAGAACAACATCAGTATATTTAGAAGTGCCAAGGGCGACGAGTTGGAGACTTCCCATCTTTGCCATCCGTCTCGTGGAGGCTATCTGTGGTGTTATAACCCCGCGCATCTGGTGCCAGAAACGCATACCCAAAACATGGATCGACAACGTTGCCTTGGCACGCTCTGGATCGATGGTATCCCACACAGTGCATGCGATCATGGGAAGGACGGACGCGACAGATGCCTTGGATGGAGGCAAACCCCGATTGATATGCAGTTAAGTCAGCCTGAGCGAAGCTTCATCCCGAGCTTCGTATCTCGCGGCCGGCATGCTGCGTTGTTCGCGCCTCTCATTGCGATCGAACAAGCCGCGCTCGcagcgcccgcccccgcccccgcgcccgcccccgcccccgcgcccgcgccctctgGGCGCGGGAGTGGGCGGCCGACGGACCTAAGAGGGATCTTGGATGATACGTAG
- the FBPASE_3 gene encoding Fructose-1,6-bisphosphatase (Fructose-1,6-bisphosphatase, an enzyme that catalyzes the hydrolysis of fructose-1,6-biphosphate into fructose-6-phosphate and is critical in gluconeogenesis pathway) yields MSAAIRGAPVRPRIHRAARTPAARPLTRARAVEAPARAEKSTKQSGKGYRVGVDTLNTFLFREEQRGVVSGDLAIIVNNIAVACKKISNLVAVAPIQNLTGLAGSSNESGDEQKKLDVISNDIFCDAMSDTCRANMIVTEEEDVPLRVEAISGDYIVCFDPIDGSSNIDAAVTTGSIFGIYSSGECQIFEHDSVEEAMEKCVLNARKSGEELVCAGYVMYSSSTVMMLTVGDGVYGFTLDTSTGEYVLSHDDVKIPDPGQRIYSGNNGNVDKWAPEMKAYVRYLQLGGADRAKGPYSYRYIGALVGDFHRTLLYGGIWLYPPDKSAPQGKARLLYEVAPMGFLAEQAGGMAMWGECAEKRVMEVVPEQIHQRSPMFVGSSKMVRELQEFLEDRAPVYRNGPRDEL; encoded by the coding sequence ATGTCAGCCGCGATCAGGGGCGCCCCCGTGCGCCCCCGGatccatcgcgccgctcgtaccccggcggcgcgcccgctcacgcgcgcgcgcgccgtcgaagcccccgcgcgggcggagaaATCCACCAAACAATCCGGCAAGGGttaccgcgtcggcgtcgacacGCTCAACACCTTCCTCTTccgcgaggagcagcgcggcgtggTCAGCGGGGACCTCGCCATCATCGTCAACAACATCGCGGTGGCGTGTAAGAAGATCAGcaacctcgtcgccgtcgcgcccatcCAGAACCTCACCGGCCTCGCCGGCAGCAGCAACgagtccggcgacgagcagaAGAAGCTCGACGTCATCTCCAACGACATCTTCTGCGACGCCATGAGCGACACGTGCCGCGCCAACATGATCGTCACCGAGGAAGAAGACGTgcccctccgcgtcgaggccaTCTCCGGCGACTACATCGTCTGCTTCGACCCCATCGACGGCTCGTCCaacatcgacgccgccgtcaccacCGGCTCCATCTTTGGCATATACTCCTCGGGCGAGTGCCAGATCTTCGAACACGAcagcgtcgaggaggcgatggagAAGTGCGTGCTGAACGCGCGTAAAtccggcgaggagctcgtgtGCGCCGGGTACGTCATGTACTCATCGTCCACCGTCATGATGctcaccgtcggcgacggcgtctaCGGCTTCACCTTGGACACCTCCACCGGCGAATACGTCCTCtcgcacgacgacgtcaagaTCCCGGACCCCGGCCAGCGGATCTACTCGGGAAACAACGGCAACGTCGACAAGTGGGCGCCCGAGATGAAAGCGTACGTGAGGTACCtgcagctcggcggcgcggacagGGCCAAGGGCCCGTATTCCTACCGATacatcggcgcgctcgtgggcgaTTTCCACCGAACGCTCCTGTACGGAGGCATCTGGCTGTACCCGCCGGATAAATCCGCGCCCCAGGGCAAGGCCCGGCTGCTGTACGAGGTGGCGCCGATGGGTTTCctcgcggagcaggcggGCGGGATGGCCATGTGGGGCGAGTGCGCGGAGAAGCGCGTCATGGAGGTTGTCCCCGAGCAGATCCACCAGCGGTCGCCCATGTTTGTCGGATCGTCGAAGATGGTGAGGGAGCTCCAGGAGTTCTTGGAGGACCGCGCGCCGGTGTACAGGAACGGACCGCGGGACGAGCTCTGA
- a CDS encoding predicted protein — translation MTATGAADVVNVVGRAAAFLGTAIDSAIENTAAVVEHAAKRADQMAFANSPKNGPTRDSPRWRRHGSSPGKGARLSNLSPKAMNKGGSRFGGGKGHGSPGGGARRSPAGKGPYRSPGGAGIRVFRSPSLASSGKKSRSRMSGEYGRVDAIPMKTGDDAPGDDDWGWNAKSPTGEEKTRNVAAATAHLRRELAEVHTERDELKSAVGALNRRLKTLAEEHEMLKKQNLGLQKRMAASQYESQGGGSDPLAEQVRHQLEHLVIEKGKLAQENASLRRECESLQELLMYSNMASQVESMYSSGGIFGHAYDEEGTDDDDIDVDRVDVDRVDGVAGEDDEAFETVAPRAEEADDAQPPPPREEDAEVAVAEPPAAESEPVAEDVAADAADAAAEPEPEPEPEPEPVVATATEEEPEAPAEGKKKRGGKKGKKGKR, via the coding sequence atgaccgcgacgggcgcggcggacgtcgtcaacgtcgtcggccgcgccgccgccttcctcggCACCGCCATTGACAGCGCCATCGagaacaccgccgccgtcgtcgaacaCGCCGCCAAGCGAGCCGACCAGATGGCGTTCGCCAACTCTCCCAAGAACGGACCTACCCGCGATTCGCCCCGGTGGAGGCGGCACGGATCGAGCCCGGGTAAGGGCGCGCGGCTGTCTAACCTGTCTCCCAAGGCGATGAACAAGGGCGGATCGCGATTCGGCGGCGGTAAGGGTCACGGCtcgccggggggcggcgcgaggaggagccccGCGGGCAAGGGTCCATACAGGAGCCCCGGCGGGGCCGGCATCAGGGTGTTCCGCTCGCCCAGCCTGGCGTCCTCGGGGAAGAAGAGCAGGTCGCGGATGTCCGGGGAGtacggccgcgtcgacgcgatcccGATGAAgacgggggacgacgcgcccggcgacgatgactgGGGCTGGAACGCCAAGTCACCGACGGGGGAGGAAAAGACCCgcaacgtcgccgccgccaccgcgcaccTTCGGCgtgagctcgcggaggttcacaccgagcgcgatgagctcAAGTCCGCCGTCGGGGCGCTGAACAGGCGGCTCAAGAcactcgcggaggagcacgAGATGCTCAAGAAGCAGAACCTCGGCTTGCAGAAGCGCATGGCGGCGAGCCAGTACGAGAGTCAGGGCGGGGGATCCGACCCGCTCGCCGAACAGGTGCGGCACCAGCTGGAGCACCTGGTGATCGAAAAGGGTAAGCTGGCGCAGGAGAACGCCAGCCTGAGGCGGGAGTGCGAGTCCCTTCAGGAGCTGCTGATGTACTCCAACATGGCGTCGCAGGTTGAGTCGATGTACTCCTCGGGCGGGATCTTTGGGCACGCGTACGACGAGGAAggaaccgacgacgacgacatcgacgtcGATAGGGTCGACGTCGATAGGGTCGATGGGGTCGCGGGggaagacgacgaggctTTCGAGACTGTCGCGCCAcgagccgaggaggctgacgacgcgcagccgccgccgccgcgggaggaggacgccgaggtcgccgtcgccgagccgccggcggcggagtcggagcccgtcgcggaggacgtcgccgccgacgccgccgacgccgccgcggagcccgagcccgagcccgagcccgagcccgagcccgtcgtcgcgaccgcgaccgagGAGGAACCCGAGGCTCCTGCGGAGGGCAAAAAGAAGCGAGGGGGCaagaaggggaagaaggGTAAGCGGTGA
- a CDS encoding predicted protein codes for MEEGQDTEEGHDASRAPCAALNRKKAALDFALEGEITNPHLRAFAATPLRRALLEDVRFDYWRRYSRCKKELIESWAALEQLRRCVRRLFPSSAAADDADAHRTGAGLVFVELCSGRGCLSMLLAHEFPDATIHMCDADARMKLPHLAHPSMRNVTFHLEDVFTDEAKRTVVDAVAKAERDGGKCLVVGVHLCGDLARRAVELWRATGAHALVLCPCCLPRRRRADAFGFHVKDQARKMRIDSYALWCVMLYGLAAAGDGDGDGDGDGDGDGDGEGAVCCNLCVDEDVTSPQRSFITAVRRARGGRARGGGVEAARSRGGGVVPGRGAGKWRIVDR; via the coding sequence ATGGAGGAGGGTCAAGACACGGAGGAGGGTCACGacgcttcgcgcgcgccctgtGCAGCCCTAAACCGCAAGAAGGCTGCGCTCGActtcgcgctcgagggcgagatAACAAATCCGCATCttcgcgccttcgccgcgaccccgctgcgccgcgccctgCTCGAGGACGTTCGGTTCGACTACTGGCGGCGCTACTCGCGCTGCAAGAAGGAGCTCATCGAATCGtgggcggcgctggagcagCTCAGACGCTGCGTCCGGCGCCTCTTcccctcgtccgccgccgccgacgacgccgacgcgcaccgcacgggcgcggggctggTGTTCGTGGAGCTGTGCAGCGGCCGGGGGTGCCTGTCGATGCTCCTGGCGCACGAGTtcccggacgcgacgattcACAtgtgcgacgccgacgcgaggatgAAGCTCCCGCACCTTGCGCATCCGAGCATGCGAAACGTCACGTTCCACCTCGAGGATGTCTTTACCGACGAGGCGAAGCGtaccgtcgtcgacgccgtcgccaaagCGGAACGCGACGGGGGTAAGTGCCtggtcgtcggcgttcaCCTgtgcggcgacctcgccagACGCGCCGTGGAGCTGTGGCGCGCAACGggggcgcacgcgctcgtgctgTGTCCGTGTTGTCtgccccgccggcgccgagcggaTGCGTTTGGTTTTCACGTGAAGGACCAGGCGAGGAAGATGCGGATAGATTCCTACGCGCTGTGGTGCGTGATGCTCTACGGGTTGGCagcggcgggggacggggacggggacggggacggggacggggacggggacggggacggggagggtGCCGTGTGTTGTAACCTGTGCGTGGACGAGGATGTCACGAGCCCCCAGCGCTCGTTCATCACCGCGGtgcggagggcgcgaggcgggagggcgcgaggcggaggggtcgaggcggcgcggtcgaggggGGGAGGAGTGGTTCCCGGAAGGGGAGCGGGGAAGTGGAGGATAGTCGATAGATAg
- a CDS encoding predicted protein — MADESVMCPKAHGTTETPVQQNLRWNCEWKTADKICSFNRHYAEYAGYWESTSFLDEVDREGETTYYDSVSGKPLFIAPRGRSFDDFVKESKSHGWPSFRDEEVVWENVRCLKDGEAISLAGTHLGHNLPDKKGNRYCINLVSVAGRPM, encoded by the coding sequence ATGGCCGACGAGTCCGTCATGTGCCCCAAGGCGCACGGAACCACCGAGACCCCGGTGCAGCAGAACCTCCGATGGAACTGCGAGTGGAAGACCGCGGACAAGATCTGCTCCTTCAACCGACACTACGCCGAATACGCCGGGTATTGGGAGTCCACCAGCttcctcgacgaggtcgacaGGGAGGGTGAGACCACCTATTACGACTCGGTCAGCGGTAAGCCCCTCTtcatcgcgccccgcgggcggAGCTTCGATGACTTCGTGAAAGAGTCCAAGTCGCACGGCTGGCCGAGCTTcagggacgaggaggtcgtcTGGGAGAACGTGCGATGCCTCAAGGACGGCGAGGCCATCTCGCTGGCGGGCACCCACCTGGGGCACAACCTTCCCGACAAGAAGGGGAACCGGTACTGCATCAACCTCGTGTCCGTCGCGGGCCGACCGATGTGA